The Zea mays cultivar B73 chromosome 7, Zm-B73-REFERENCE-NAM-5.0, whole genome shotgun sequence DNA segment TACTGTAGATACGTTTAAATCTTTCTTGTGATGCTTTTTTAAGTTGACACTGACAATTAAAATTGCTACTTTAACTTGCTTATGCTACTAGCATCACTATCTCATGTTCCTAGTTATTAAGCTAGAAATCTGCACAACAATTGGTTTATTATTTCCTAATCTGATATTTCTTCTTTGATACTAATAgaaaaaaatgctaaaaatgatGCATTAATCAATAAgaaatcatatgttttgactcctTGTCCCATTTTTATACCACAACACTGATGGATCTCTCCCCATCTTTTTCAGATTTTAGCAAAGTATGAGCTGTGAACTAGTGTTAGAGGAAAGCACGAAGGAAATAGTGGCATAAAACTTGATTTGTCTAAAGATAAATTGGTTTCTTAAAATGGCTCAGCAAATGGCTTCAGTTCATTTGAATGATACAACAGTTGTTGATGCCAAGCCCTTGCGTACATTGACTCCCATGTTCCCTGCACCACTAGGGCTTCACACGTTCACTCCTCAGAACTCACCTTCAGTTGTTTGTGTGACCCCATTTGGACCATATGGTGGAGGGACTGAATTGGGGATGCCTGCTGTTCCACCAATGTTTGCAGCGCCTGTACCTGCTGCAGGAGCAGAACCCAGCCAGAGACAGCCGCATACAGCTAATATGAACGGAGGAGACACTGAATTGGGGATGCCTGCTGTTCCACCAATGTTTGCAGCGCCTGCACCTGCTGCAGGAGCAGAACCCAACCAGGGACAGCCACATACAGCTAATATGAACGGAACTGCAGTCAACAGTTCGGTCACATCTTTGCAAACTCCTTCAGCTGCCACACAGGAATCTGGTAAGAGGAAGAGGGGCAGGCCAAAGCGTGTGCCTGATACTACTGTTTCTTCGGCTCCTTCAGCTCCTCTGGCTCCTACTATTTCTCCAGTTCCTTCACTTCCTGTGGTTACTCCAGTTCCTTCAGCTCCTCAGGAATTGAACACTATTGTTTCCCTGACGCCTTCTTCAGACGCCCCACAAGAATCTGGCAAGAGGAAGAGGGGACGGCCCAAACGTATACAAGACGTTCCTGTAATGGTTCCTCTGACCTCGCAAGGAGATAGCACATCTGTTATTCAGACACTTCCAGGGTCCAGTGTACATGAATCTGGTACGAGAAGGGGACGTCCCAAACGTTTGCAGGATAGTTCAGATATTGTCACTCCAATTGACTCAAAAGATAGTGAGTCCTCTCCCCAGCCACCTATTGCCGCACCTGCCGAAAGTGGTAAGAGGAAGAGGGGACGTCCAAAGCGCATTGATGGTTCCGTGACTCCTTCAAGTCATTCTGTTTTTTCAATAGATGATGATGCTGTTGACACGATGAAACGTGGACGACCTAGGAAAATTGATACCAAACTGTTACAGTTTCCATCTTTATTTTCAGATGATCCTAGACAAACTGCAGATAATGTACTCATGATGTTTGACGCCCTGCGACGCAGACTTATGCAGATGGATGATGTGAAACAAGCTGCAAAGCAGCAGCCTAACTTGAAAGCTGGGAGCATCATGAACAATGCTGAACTTCGTGTCAATAAGGACAAGAGGATAGGAGAGGTTCCAGGTGTTGAGGTTGGTGATATGTTCTACTTCAGAATTGAGATGTGCTTAGTGGGGTTGAATAGTCAGAGCATGGCAGGGATAGATTACATGTCTGCCAAGTTCGGTAATGAGGAGGACCCTGTAGCTATTAGTGTTGTGTCAGCTGGTGTATATGATAACACTGGAGATGATCCAGATGTTCTAGTTTATACTGGACATGGCATGTCGGGTAAGGATGACCAAAAACTTGAGAGGGGTAATCTTGCACTAGAGAGGAGTTTGCATAGAGGTAATCCAATCAGAGTCATTCGTAGCGTAAAAGACTTGACTTGTCCAACTGGCAAGATTTACATATATGATGGTCTTTACAAGATCAAAGAAGCCTGGGTAGAGAAAGGGAAATCTGGTTTCAATGTGTTTAAACACAAGTTGCTTAGGGAACCTGGCCAACCTGATGGCATTGCAGTGTGGAAGAAGACTGAAAAATGGAGGGAAAATCCATCATCTAGAGACCATGTTATATTACTTGACATATCATATGGTGTGGAAAATAACCCTGTCTGCCTTGTAAATGAGGTTGACGATGAAAAGGGCCCTAGCCGCTTCACTTATACAACTAATTTGACATATGGGAATTCTCTCAGCTCGATGAGAAAGATGCAAGGTTGCAAATGCATAAGTGTATGCCTCCCTGGTGATAACAACTGCTCCTGTACGCATCGAAATGCTGGTGACCTTCCTTACAGTGCTTCAGGCATACTTGTTAGCCGAATGCCCGTTTTATACGAGTGTGGTGATTCCTGCACATGTTCACAAAATTGCCGGAACCGAGTTGTACAGAAAGGTACGCAGATCCGTTTTGAAGTTTTTAAGACAGGAGATCGTGGTTGGGGCCTCCGTAGTTGGGATCCAATTCGAGCAGGCACATTTATCTGTGAATATGCAGGTGAAATCATTGACATAAATAGAGTGAATGGTGAAGATGACTACATATTTGAGACTTCTCCTTTAGAGCAGAATTTAAGATGGAACTATGCACCGGAATTGCTGGGTGAGCCTAGTCTTTCTGACTCAAATGAAACACCAAAGCAGCTGCCTATAGTCATCAGTGCAAAACGAACCGGCAACATAGCTCGCtttatgaaccacagctgctcacCTAATGTGTTTTGGCAACCAGTTCTGTATGATCATGGTGATGAGGGATATCCACATATTGCATTCTTTGCAATTAAGCATATTCCTCCAATGACAGAGCTTACCTATGATTATGGTCAGAACCAGCGTAATAGTATTCAAATGGGAACCCATTCTGGTTTTCGGAAGTCTAAAAGTTGCTTATGTTGGTCCCCGAAGTGTAGAGGTTCCTTTGGCTAATAACCAGCCCTATAAGGAATATATTGGATCATAATACTCCATTTCAAAGGTTAGTGATTTTCAATTGCTTTCTTGTCATACATTTTCCAAAAATACCATGTCTCCTGCAACCATTGACTTAAAGAGTTCTTGTGCCAGTAGAGTTCTTTTGACCTTATGATTCTGCCTTGATGATGCATGTGATGCTGATGATATATTGGCACAACATTCCAATAGGAAAAAGTGAATTCTGAACTCACAAGTTATGGTAGTTAAACCCTGTTTTGTTTATATTGCCTGTTTTTTTACATCCGAAAATGTGCTTTGGCCCATCTTCGTCCCTATTCTTTGGCTGATAAAAGTGGCCATTTTTGCCAAATTCTAGGAGTTGAGAAACCCAAAATATAAAGTGCAAACAGTGGTGTTAGAAATTTCCATTGAACTGGATGACATGCTGATGCCAAGCAGGCTGATCAATACTCGTTAGGGAGGTTTGGACCTTGAGTGAACCACTTATCAAGGTTTGGACATGTTGTAGCAACCTTTTAGGAGTTGCAGCAGCCAAAATCCCACTGGAAGAGGCATCCACTA contains these protein-coding regions:
- the LOC100280164 gene encoding Histone-lysine N-methyltransferase, H3 lysine-9 specific SUVH1 (The RefSeq protein has 1 substitution compared to this genomic sequence); this encodes MAQQMASVHLNDTTVVDAKPLRTLTPMFPAPLGLHTFTPQNSPSVVCVTPFGPYGGGTELGMPAVPPMFAAPVPAAGAEPSQRQPHTANMNGGDTELGMPAVPPMFAAPAPAAGAEPNQGQPHTTNMNGTAVNSSVTSLQTPSAATQESGKRKRGRPKRVPDTTVSSAPSAPLAPTISPVPSLPVVTPVPSAPQELNTIVSLTPSSDAPQESGKRKRGRPKRIQDVPVMVPLTSQGDSTSVIQTLPGSSVHESGTRRGRPKRLQDSSDIVTPIDSKDSESSPQPPIAAPAESGKRKRGRPKRIDGSVTPSSHSVFSIDDDAVDTMKRGRPRKIDTKLLQFPSLFSDDPRQTADNVLMMFDALRRRLMQMDDVKQAAKQQPNLKAGSIMNNAELRVNKDKRIGEVPGVEVGDMFYFRIEMCLVGLNSQSMAGIDYMSAKFGNEEDPVAISVVSAGVYDNTGDDPDVLVYTGHGMSGKDDQKLERGNLALERSLHRGNPIRVIRSVKDLTCPTGKIYIYDGLYKIKEAWVEKGKSGFNVFKHKLLREPGQPDGIAVWKKTEKWRENPSSRDHVILLDISYGVENNPVCLVNEVDDEKGPSRFTYTTNLTYGNSLSSMRKMQGCKCISVCLPGDNNCSCTHRNAGDLPYSASGILVSRMPVLYECGDSCTCSQNCRNRVVQKGTQIRFEVFKTGDRGWGLRSWDPIRAGTFICEYAGEIIDINRVNGEDDYIFETSPLEQNLRWNYAPELLGEPSLSDSNETPKQLPIVISAKRTGNIARFMNHSCSPNVFWQPVLYDHGDEGYPHIAFFAIKHIPPMTELTYDYGQNQRNSIQMGTHSGFRKSKSCLCWSPKCRGSFG